The Pelagibius sp. CAU 1746 genomic sequence AAGCCGCTGCCGCAACCGAGCGCGAAGCCCGAAAGCACCGACTTCAGGAAGGTCTGGTAGAAGTCGGCCCAGAGGGTGTGGGTGGAGGCAGCGAAAACCTGGGCGATGAGCGAGGGCGCCGGCAGCAGCACCGAGGGCACGCCGAAGCCGGTCACCAGCACCTGCCAGAGGTAGATCAGCCAGGCCCCGAAGAGCGCCGGCACCAAAAGGCCAAGGGCGCGCGGCGCCTCCCGCTGCGAGGCCGCCTGCGACAGCAGCGTCAACGCCTTCCACACCAGGAAGCCGAGACCAAAGACATAAAGCCAGATGCCGAGTGCGCCAGGACCGATGGGGGCGGCAAGAACCGAAGAGTCATCAAAAAACGGGAAGAACGCGCGCCCGATGACCAGGAGTGGTGGAATGGTTCCGAGAACGGCGGCTAAGGTCAGCAGAACAGAGGCTTTGGAAGGGCTCGGACGCATCCAAAGATAGGATGCAATCAACAAGAAAGCCGCAATAACAGGCACTACTAGAAAACCGCCGCCGCTCCATTCATCGAACCAACCTAGGGAGAGTGGCCCCTGCTCACTGCTGAGCTGAAAGATATCCACGGGTAGCAAAAAGGCCACCAAGGTGCAGCCAACATAAAGCAGACAGCAGAGGTCAGTCCGCAGCCGGGCGGCGATCTTCATCCCTGCACCCCCATGCGCTTCAGCACGAGCTTCTCTAGCCCGCCCATGGCGGCGACC encodes the following:
- a CDS encoding ABC transporter permease, encoding MKIAARLRTDLCCLLYVGCTLVAFLLPVDIFQLSSEQGPLSLGWFDEWSGGGFLVVPVIAAFLLIASYLWMRPSPSKASVLLTLAAVLGTIPPLLVIGRAFFPFFDDSSVLAAPIGPGALGIWLYVFGLGFLVWKALTLLSQAASQREAPRALGLLVPALFGAWLIYLWQVLVTGFGVPSVLLPAPSLIAQVFAASTHTLWADFYQTFLKSVLSGFALGCGSGFLVALLVDRVPFLQRGLLPLGNFVSALPIVGVAPIMVMWFGFDWQSKAAVVVIMTFFPMLVNTIAGLHATQAMERDLMRSYGASYLQTLIRVRLPNALPFIFNALKINSTLALIGAIVAEFFGTPIVGMGFRISTEIGRMNVEMVWATIAVAAVAGSLFYGLLALAERATTFWHPSYR